The Dyadobacter subterraneus genome window below encodes:
- a CDS encoding TonB-dependent receptor, with product MKRILMLLSLTLLTAATYAQGIKGKVTDEKSGSGMPGVTILIQGTNNGTVTDAEGNYNLSIGSGSYQVVVSFIGYTTQTIKVDVNGQKELNVILAEGSSVLDEVVVTGSRGGGRVKTESPVPVDVINIQQMTTQAPQNNLNQILNVVAPSFTSNTTTVADGTDHIDPAQLRGLGPDQVLVLLNGKRRHTSSLVNVNGTPGRGSVGTDLNAIPAYAIERIEVLRDGASAQYGSDAIAGVINVKMKEATGKLNMSVYGAGNFSQGANDHTGGMDGGNLQVDANYGLRLGQKGFINFTASALTRKPTSRADFATGNIFNAYNAIEYRTLQSGGNVGGLVNNVAAIKQGALGVSYLDAATQSSIAAANSIGDLQKVLGADVTDNELAYRGLERKDFNMRVGQSELKSIQLFANMAIPINENHEFYAFGGYGKRKGNAGGFYRRPNQSRTYTGLFINGFLPEIHSDVIDASAAAGIRGKLGQFNYDLSNTFGSNTFNYGVENTVNTTLLQNSPTVFKAGGLNFKQNTINLDLNRKFDVLSGLNLAFGAEGRFESYRINAGDDNSWARYDVNGQVITSSTQVVPTDFFGAARPGGAQVFPGFRPENAQETKDANRQSVAGYVDAELDITDRWLLEGAVRFEHYSDFGSTTNFKLATRYKLTDNINIRAAASTGFRAPSLAQIYFNSTSTQFVGGVPFEVGTFSNASQAAQLLGIPQLKQEKSKSLSAGFTAKIPGANLTITADGYFVRINDRVILTDQFSRPSGTVTGSALELQRLFDQANATAATFFANAINTESKGVDLVISHKTNFDNGATLRTDLAGTISQTKQVGDIKASKILADNGQINNYYSEASRIYLQQAFPRVKFNWSHSLTVNKLDLFIRNAYFGKVTDPNTVDVNGDGFIGAKIVNGLAVETEHPVWGGRLITDLSVGYQITSFVKIVVGANNIFDIYPDRNYNPITAKRPTGVENGKILYNAAATTVDLSNQNQFVYSRNTSQFGMNGRLLFARLNFTF from the coding sequence ATGAAAAGAATTCTAATGTTATTATCCCTTACCTTACTTACAGCTGCAACTTATGCGCAGGGAATTAAAGGCAAAGTGACCGACGAAAAAAGCGGTTCAGGTATGCCAGGAGTTACCATTTTAATTCAGGGAACGAACAATGGAACTGTAACGGATGCGGAAGGAAATTATAACTTGTCCATAGGCTCCGGATCGTATCAGGTAGTAGTAAGTTTTATTGGCTATACAACACAAACGATTAAAGTAGATGTTAACGGACAAAAAGAACTGAATGTTATTCTTGCGGAAGGTTCTTCCGTTTTAGATGAAGTCGTAGTTACGGGTTCCCGTGGCGGTGGTCGTGTCAAAACAGAAAGTCCGGTTCCGGTTGATGTCATCAACATTCAACAGATGACTACACAAGCTCCTCAAAATAATCTCAATCAAATCCTGAACGTTGTTGCCCCATCTTTTACTTCCAATACGACTACGGTTGCAGACGGAACAGATCATATTGACCCGGCGCAACTCCGTGGTCTTGGTCCGGATCAGGTTTTGGTGTTGTTAAATGGAAAAAGAAGACATACTTCTTCGCTCGTTAACGTAAATGGTACACCCGGACGTGGTTCCGTTGGTACCGATTTAAATGCAATCCCGGCTTATGCCATTGAAAGGATTGAGGTACTTCGCGATGGCGCTTCTGCCCAATATGGTTCAGATGCGATTGCAGGTGTTATCAACGTGAAAATGAAAGAAGCAACAGGAAAATTGAATATGTCGGTTTATGGTGCAGGAAATTTTTCCCAGGGCGCCAATGATCACACAGGTGGAATGGACGGAGGAAATCTTCAGGTCGATGCCAATTATGGTCTCAGACTCGGACAAAAAGGTTTTATCAATTTCACAGCCTCTGCACTCACCAGAAAACCTACTTCTCGTGCCGATTTTGCCACAGGAAATATTTTTAATGCATACAACGCGATTGAATACAGAACCTTGCAAAGCGGCGGAAATGTCGGAGGACTGGTAAATAATGTTGCTGCTATTAAACAAGGAGCCTTGGGCGTTAGTTATCTGGATGCTGCAACGCAAAGTTCTATCGCAGCCGCAAATTCCATCGGAGATCTGCAAAAAGTACTAGGCGCCGACGTAACTGATAATGAGCTGGCTTACCGCGGATTGGAAAGAAAAGATTTCAATATGCGTGTTGGCCAGTCGGAACTAAAAAGCATTCAGCTGTTTGCAAACATGGCGATTCCTATCAACGAAAACCATGAATTTTATGCTTTTGGCGGTTATGGAAAAAGGAAAGGGAATGCTGGCGGTTTTTACAGAAGACCAAATCAGTCAAGAACTTACACAGGTCTTTTCATCAATGGTTTTCTTCCGGAAATTCATTCGGACGTTATTGACGCTTCTGCTGCTGCGGGTATTCGCGGTAAACTTGGCCAATTCAATTATGATCTGAGCAATACTTTTGGTTCCAACACATTTAACTATGGTGTAGAAAATACTGTTAATACCACATTGCTTCAAAACTCTCCGACTGTCTTTAAAGCCGGCGGATTAAATTTCAAACAAAATACAATCAATCTTGATCTTAACCGGAAATTCGATGTGCTGTCTGGTTTAAATCTTGCATTTGGTGCGGAAGGCCGTTTTGAATCTTACAGAATTAATGCTGGTGACGACAATTCATGGGCGCGTTATGATGTAAATGGTCAGGTCATAACGTCATCAACACAAGTAGTTCCAACAGATTTCTTCGGAGCTGCACGCCCCGGCGGAGCTCAGGTTTTTCCTGGATTCAGACCAGAAAATGCTCAGGAAACAAAGGATGCAAATCGTCAGAGTGTAGCCGGATATGTTGATGCAGAACTGGACATTACGGACAGATGGTTATTAGAAGGAGCTGTTCGTTTTGAACATTATTCGGATTTCGGAAGTACTACCAATTTCAAACTGGCAACGCGTTACAAACTGACGGACAATATTAATATCCGCGCCGCAGCCTCAACAGGTTTCCGTGCACCTTCACTTGCTCAAATCTATTTCAATTCTACCTCAACCCAATTTGTCGGCGGAGTTCCTTTTGAAGTTGGTACATTTAGTAACGCTTCCCAGGCAGCGCAATTGTTGGGAATTCCTCAGTTGAAACAAGAAAAATCAAAAAGTTTAAGTGCAGGGTTTACAGCGAAAATACCCGGCGCCAATTTGACAATTACGGCTGATGGATATTTTGTCCGAATCAACGACAGAGTTATTTTAACAGATCAATTCTCTCGGCCAAGTGGTACGGTAACAGGTTCTGCATTGGAATTACAACGCTTGTTTGATCAGGCAAATGCAACAGCTGCGACTTTCTTTGCCAACGCAATCAACACAGAATCAAAAGGCGTAGACCTTGTTATTTCGCATAAAACAAACTTTGATAACGGCGCAACATTAAGAACAGATTTGGCAGGAACAATATCTCAAACCAAACAAGTTGGTGATATTAAAGCCTCTAAAATTCTTGCTGATAATGGCCAGATCAACAATTATTACTCCGAAGCTTCAAGAATCTATTTGCAGCAGGCATTTCCAAGAGTGAAGTTTAACTGGAGTCATTCTCTAACAGTTAACAAACTTGACCTGTTTATCAGAAATGCATATTTCGGAAAGGTAACTGATCCAAATACGGTTGATGTAAATGGTGATGGTTTTATTGGAGCAAAAATTGTGAATGGATTGGCCGTTGAAACTGAACATCCGGTTTGGGGCGGACGGTTAATCACCGATCTTTCTGTTGGGTATCAAATTACAAGTTTTGTTAAAATTGTCGTGGGCGCTAATAACATTTTTGATATTTATCCCGACAGAAATTACAATCCAATCACGGCAAAAAGACCAACCGGTGTTGAAAACGGCAAAATTCTTTACAACGCAGCAGCAACCACTGTCGACCTTTCTAATCAAAATCAGTTTGTGTATTCAAGAAACACTTCTCAGTTTGGGATGAACGGAAGATTATTATTCGCCCGTTTAAATTTCACTTTTTAA
- the mdh gene encoding malate dehydrogenase, whose protein sequence is MKITVVGAGAVGATTADNIIRRELAEELVLLDIKEGVSEGKSLDMYQTAALLGFNTKPIGSTNDYEKTKGSDVVVITSGIPRKPGMTREELIGINAGIVKSVTENILKYSPKAIIIVVSNPMDTMTYLALKESGIPKKRLIGMGGALDSARFKTYLALAMDVSPSDIHAMVIGGHGDTTMIPLTRLATYNGIPVSRFLSAEKLEQIAADTMVGGATLTKLIGTSAWYAPGAAAAMMVESIVRNQKRIVPCGVYLNGEYGQKDICMGVPVVLGRNGWEKIINLRLSDAEKAAYEKSAEAVRAMNGALAL, encoded by the coding sequence ATGAAGATTACAGTCGTAGGCGCAGGTGCTGTGGGTGCAACCACAGCAGACAATATTATTCGTCGCGAATTGGCGGAAGAATTAGTGTTGCTGGATATAAAAGAAGGTGTGAGTGAAGGAAAATCGTTGGATATGTATCAAACCGCAGCATTGCTTGGATTTAATACAAAACCAATCGGTTCAACAAATGATTATGAAAAAACAAAAGGATCGGACGTGGTGGTAATCACTTCGGGTATCCCACGCAAACCCGGCATGACTCGTGAAGAGCTGATCGGTATTAATGCGGGCATTGTCAAATCTGTAACTGAAAATATTTTAAAATATTCACCAAAGGCCATTATCATCGTCGTATCCAATCCTATGGATACCATGACTTACCTGGCGTTAAAAGAATCCGGCATTCCTAAAAAACGTCTTATCGGTATGGGCGGTGCTTTGGATAGTGCCCGTTTCAAGACATATCTTGCCCTTGCCATGGATGTTTCTCCAAGCGATATTCATGCGATGGTAATCGGTGGACATGGTGATACTACCATGATTCCACTGACACGTTTGGCAACATATAACGGAATTCCTGTGAGCCGTTTTCTTTCAGCTGAAAAGCTGGAACAAATTGCTGCTGATACCATGGTTGGTGGTGCAACACTTACTAAACTTATCGGAACTTCTGCCTGGTATGCGCCAGGTGCAGCTGCTGCGATGATGGTTGAAAGTATTGTTCGCAACCAGAAACGCATTGTTCCATGCGGTGTTTACCTGAATGGTGAATATGGTCAAAAAGATATTTGTATGGGCGTACCGGTTGTTTTGGGTCGCAATGGCTGGGAGAAAATTATCAACCTTCGCCTGAGTGATGCCGAAAAAGCGGCTTATGAAAAATCCGCAGAAGCAGTTCGTGCTATGAATGGAGCATTAGCTTTATAA
- a CDS encoding YkvA family protein, whose translation MNDESLIAKILRSIFFKKATGKAGRYAGNASRLFELAGEVVSKLKHVGFKGNLAEFQGSVQLLVRMVKAYSSGAYKNLPWKSLVSIVAVLIYFVSPIDLIPDFLPVIGITDDIALVLWLIRTLGEDINKFSEWEKNEKTINIG comes from the coding sequence ATGAATGACGAATCGTTGATCGCGAAAATATTACGTTCCATATTTTTCAAAAAAGCAACCGGAAAGGCAGGAAGATACGCTGGTAATGCCAGTCGTCTTTTTGAATTGGCAGGTGAAGTTGTCAGTAAGTTAAAGCATGTAGGATTTAAGGGTAATCTGGCAGAATTTCAGGGTAGCGTTCAGTTGCTGGTCCGGATGGTAAAAGCTTACTCTTCGGGTGCATATAAGAATTTGCCCTGGAAAAGTCTGGTATCGATTGTTGCAGTACTCATTTATTTTGTATCGCCAATTGACCTGATTCCTGATTTTCTGCCTGTTATAGGAATTACGGATGACATTGCGCTGGTACTTTGGCTGATCAGGACTTTGGGAGAAGATATTAATAAATTCAGTGAATGGGAAAAGAATGAAAAAACAATTAATATAGGATAA
- a CDS encoding Sec-independent protein translocase subunit TatA/TatB, with the protein MESVTVLGGIMGLGGQEIFLVALFVLLFFGAKKIPELMRGLGQGINEFKNATKDVKENIEKSMEDTTTK; encoded by the coding sequence ATGGAATCAGTAACTGTTTTAGGTGGAATTATGGGATTGGGTGGACAAGAGATCTTTTTGGTAGCTTTGTTCGTTTTGCTTTTCTTCGGTGCAAAGAAAATTCCTGAATTAATGCGTGGTTTGGGCCAGGGCATTAATGAATTCAAGAACGCGACTAAAGACGTAAAAGAGAATATTGAAAAAAGCATGGAGGATACTACTACAAAGTAG
- the gatA gene encoding Asp-tRNA(Asn)/Glu-tRNA(Gln) amidotransferase subunit GatA, which yields MKEYPTLTEIQNDLRGGGLTCVQLVNHYLERIESNAHLNAFLEVYSEEALSLASEIDIKIRNGTAGKLAGLVVGLKDVLSHKGHGVQAGSKILDSYIAPYNATAVQRLLDEDAIVIGRQNCDEFAMGSSNESSYFGPVLNAADNSKVPGGSSGGSAVAVQAGLCHASIGSDTGGSVRQPAAFCGVVGLKPSYGRVSRYGLIAYASSFDSIGPITKNIEDAALILEVMAGGDDFDSTVSVKPVPSYSKNLDWNGKAKIGYIRDTIENESIAPEIREQTLEVLNRLRAQGHEVTPVEMPLLDYLLPTYYILTTAEASSNLSRFDGVRYGHRSAVTGDLEALYKNSRTEGFGDEVRRRILLGTFVLSANYYDAYYTKAQRVRRLVREETERFFGSFDFLISPVTPTTAFTIGEKTEDPLQMYLADIFTVQANVVGNPAVSIPNGVDKDGMPIGIQIMAPFFEEQKMLSFANHLSLILKENILEA from the coding sequence TTGAAAGAGTACCCGACGCTGACCGAGATACAAAATGATTTGCGTGGAGGAGGTTTAACCTGCGTGCAGTTGGTAAATCATTATTTGGAACGGATTGAGTCCAATGCCCATTTAAATGCTTTCCTTGAAGTTTATTCGGAAGAAGCGCTCAGCTTGGCTTCTGAAATCGATATCAAGATCCGGAATGGAACTGCCGGGAAACTTGCGGGACTTGTTGTTGGATTAAAAGATGTCCTTTCTCATAAAGGACATGGCGTACAAGCCGGAAGCAAGATTTTAGATTCCTACATAGCTCCTTACAATGCTACTGCCGTGCAGCGTCTTCTGGATGAAGATGCAATTGTTATTGGCCGTCAGAATTGTGATGAATTTGCTATGGGTTCCTCCAATGAAAGCTCATACTTCGGACCTGTTTTAAATGCGGCTGATAATTCCAAAGTGCCGGGTGGTTCTTCGGGAGGTTCTGCTGTGGCGGTTCAGGCCGGACTTTGTCATGCATCTATTGGAAGTGATACGGGTGGATCAGTTCGCCAGCCTGCTGCTTTTTGTGGTGTTGTGGGGTTGAAACCGTCTTACGGGCGTGTTTCGCGTTACGGACTTATTGCTTATGCTTCATCTTTCGATTCTATCGGTCCGATCACCAAAAATATTGAAGACGCTGCCCTAATTCTGGAAGTCATGGCCGGAGGTGATGATTTTGATAGTACAGTTTCTGTAAAACCGGTGCCTTCTTATTCCAAAAATCTTGATTGGAATGGCAAAGCTAAAATCGGCTATATTCGCGATACAATTGAAAATGAATCTATTGCACCTGAAATTCGTGAACAAACATTAGAAGTTCTAAATCGTTTGCGCGCGCAGGGACACGAGGTGACTCCGGTGGAAATGCCTTTGCTGGATTATTTACTGCCAACTTATTATATTCTTACAACTGCCGAGGCAAGTTCAAATTTATCAAGATTTGATGGCGTCCGATATGGCCACAGATCCGCTGTTACAGGAGATTTGGAGGCACTTTACAAGAATTCCAGAACAGAAGGTTTTGGTGACGAAGTGAGGAGAAGAATATTATTAGGTACTTTTGTTTTGAGTGCAAATTATTATGACGCATACTATACCAAGGCGCAACGCGTTAGAAGATTGGTGCGGGAAGAAACCGAACGCTTTTTCGGGTCGTTTGATTTTCTGATTTCTCCTGTAACACCAACAACTGCGTTCACGATTGGAGAGAAAACAGAAGATCCCTTACAAATGTATCTTGCCGATATATTTACTGTACAGGCTAACGTTGTGGGAAATCCTGCGGTTTCTATTCCTAATGGCGTCGATAAAGATGGTATGCCAATCGGTATTCAGATCATGGCTCCGTTTTTTGAAGAGCAAAAGATGCTTTCATTTGCAAATCATCTTTCATTAATTTTAAAAGAAAATATTTTAGAGGCGTAA
- a CDS encoding LysM peptidoglycan-binding domain-containing protein, giving the protein MRISKRVLWLGAVCVGMWNSPVMATIQQEKLGIIGPDTLGIAAAADENTDIPMLPTVEEIGLTPAIPEELLRERFAKLEKSIPLTYHKSSHEFVEYFIYKKTKFTISMMEKMPLYFPLFEKTLAKYGLPTELKYLSMIESGLNPTALSRVRAGGLWQFMPATGREFGLYQDSYIDERFEPVKATEAACRYLKQLYNIFGDWELALASYNTGPGNVKRAMRRSHGTTFWGIYNALPKETRSYVPQYVAMNYMMNYGNDHGVYAQNPEYQIPNDTIHVNGYINLVTFCETSGIDFEELNKLNPQLTKTILPDQTRDFVLKVPSVKYTYLISNRNVIMDSCTRRLLPSGVLLAGIDSARAAAMGKGAFPYAFVENDQYDDYGDGSVTKIKSKKSSHTVKRGETLQSISRRYDVAVAELKRWNHMRKNALKRGQRLVFYKDVKVTVKPVLVASAKPEKELAKIDTIEKGLVADADGQEETEEIRQTGTVTKIQSKKSSHTVKRGETLESISRKYNVEIAELKAWNHIRKSAIRGGQKLIVYKDVKVTVPATMIASARNEKAERSEKEETRKSRHIKMRYHTVQQGDTLWNISLRYGLPVTDLKKANKIRGNEIKPGMKLIVSS; this is encoded by the coding sequence ATGAGGATTTCAAAGAGAGTATTGTGGCTTGGAGCCGTGTGTGTGGGAATGTGGAATTCGCCGGTTATGGCGACAATACAACAAGAGAAATTAGGAATTATTGGTCCGGATACGCTAGGGATAGCGGCGGCAGCTGATGAAAATACTGACATTCCTATGCTTCCAACTGTGGAGGAAATTGGTTTGACACCAGCTATTCCTGAGGAACTGTTACGCGAGCGATTCGCGAAACTGGAAAAGTCAATTCCGTTGACATATCATAAGTCTTCCCACGAATTTGTGGAATACTTTATCTACAAAAAGACAAAGTTCACCATCAGCATGATGGAGAAAATGCCTCTTTACTTCCCCTTATTTGAAAAAACACTTGCAAAATACGGGCTTCCTACTGAGCTGAAATATTTGTCAATGATTGAGTCAGGACTGAATCCAACTGCACTTTCACGGGTAAGAGCAGGTGGATTGTGGCAATTTATGCCTGCAACCGGCCGCGAGTTCGGATTGTACCAGGACAGTTATATCGATGAACGTTTTGAGCCTGTGAAAGCAACAGAAGCCGCATGTCGTTATCTGAAACAGCTATATAATATTTTCGGAGATTGGGAATTGGCCCTGGCTTCTTATAACACTGGTCCAGGAAATGTGAAACGTGCCATGCGCCGTTCCCACGGAACTACTTTCTGGGGAATTTATAATGCCTTACCAAAAGAAACAAGATCGTATGTGCCTCAGTATGTGGCTATGAACTACATGATGAATTATGGAAATGATCATGGTGTTTATGCCCAAAATCCTGAATACCAGATTCCAAATGATACCATTCATGTAAATGGTTATATCAACTTAGTGACTTTTTGCGAAACCAGCGGTATTGATTTTGAGGAATTAAATAAACTGAATCCTCAATTGACCAAGACAATATTGCCGGATCAAACGCGCGACTTTGTTTTGAAGGTTCCAAGCGTGAAATATACTTACCTGATCAGCAACAGAAATGTGATCATGGATTCGTGTACGCGCCGACTGCTTCCTTCCGGCGTATTGCTGGCCGGAATTGATAGCGCAAGAGCAGCTGCAATGGGAAAAGGAGCGTTTCCTTATGCCTTTGTGGAAAACGATCAGTATGATGACTATGGCGATGGGAGTGTTACGAAAATCAAATCGAAGAAATCTTCTCATACAGTTAAAAGAGGAGAGACTTTGCAGTCGATTTCAAGAAGATATGACGTTGCCGTTGCTGAATTGAAGCGATGGAATCATATGCGTAAAAACGCATTGAAACGCGGTCAGCGATTGGTTTTTTATAAAGATGTAAAAGTTACAGTGAAACCGGTTCTGGTTGCTTCGGCAAAACCTGAAAAAGAATTGGCTAAAATTGATACAATTGAAAAGGGATTGGTAGCGGATGCTGACGGACAGGAAGAAACGGAGGAAATTCGGCAGACAGGAACAGTTACGAAAATCCAGTCGAAAAAATCTTCGCATACCGTTAAAAGAGGAGAAACGCTTGAATCCATTTCAAGAAAATATAATGTTGAGATTGCAGAATTGAAAGCCTGGAATCACATTCGCAAAAGTGCAATCAGAGGCGGACAGAAGCTGATTGTTTATAAAGATGTAAAGGTTACCGTTCCGGCTACGATGATTGCTTCTGCAAGAAATGAGAAAGCAGAAAGATCGGAAAAAGAGGAAACCAGAAAATCAAGACATATCAAAATGCGGTACCACACAGTACAACAGGGTGATACTTTGTGGAATATCTCATTACGTTATGGTTTGCCAGTTACAGATTTGAAAAAGGCAAACAAGATCAGAGGAAATGAGATCAAGCCAGGGATGAAACTAATCGTATCGAGCTAG
- the ruvA gene encoding Holliday junction branch migration protein RuvA has product MIAYVDGTVTYKDPAFAVIDIQGLGYEVRISLQTYAAMPDVGKRCKLVTYLNIREDAHVLFGFLENDEKKLFLDLISISGVGPSTALVMLSSLSSSEIRQGIIDEDLRLIQSMKGIGLKTAQRVILELGDKMRKDAMLTTGVKTPGSSNNALKSEALAALVTLGIPKATAEKSVDTIIKREGYEITVEQLIKLALR; this is encoded by the coding sequence ATGATTGCCTACGTTGACGGAACCGTAACTTACAAAGATCCCGCTTTTGCCGTTATTGACATCCAGGGTCTGGGTTATGAGGTTCGTATTTCTTTGCAGACCTACGCTGCTATGCCGGATGTTGGGAAGCGCTGTAAGCTGGTCACTTATCTAAATATCCGGGAAGACGCACATGTCCTTTTCGGATTCTTGGAAAATGATGAAAAAAAACTCTTTCTGGATTTGATCAGTATTTCAGGAGTGGGTCCTTCAACCGCGCTGGTTATGCTTTCTTCTCTTTCATCTTCTGAAATTCGTCAGGGTATCATTGATGAAGATTTACGTTTGATCCAGTCCATGAAAGGAATCGGATTAAAAACGGCACAAAGAGTAATATTGGAATTAGGTGATAAAATGCGCAAAGATGCGATGCTGACTACTGGTGTAAAAACGCCGGGCAGTTCAAACAATGCACTGAAAAGCGAGGCGCTGGCAGCACTGGTTACTTTGGGAATTCCAAAAGCAACGGCGGAGAAAAGCGTGGATACGATTATCAAACGGGAAGGCTATGAAATTACGGTGGAGCAGCTAATTAAACTTGCACTTCGTTAA